gaaaagaattatttgcattatataaatgtttattaGCATTTGAACCATATATAGTCTATAACAGAtttattgtaagaacagataaCACCCAAGTTAAATGGTGGATAACcagaaaagtacaagattcagttacaacaaaagaaatacgcagactggtattaaatatattaaattttacatttacaattgaaataaTCACTACTAACAAGAATGTTGTTGCAGATTACTTATCAAGACAAAGCTACCCAAACTGAACCAGATAATACAATGGAAAATATACTCTTAGCTATGACTACACTTTGTAAAAAAGTGGAAAGCATAGAAGAAGAGATACAGATATTAAAGAAAACAGCTAGTGGTCAGCAGCATGACTTGAAAAATGCGGAGATAAGACGATCGGAAGTCTCTAAAATTCCAGAGCTAGAAGGTGACGTTGAGAAACACCTAAAAACTCATAACAGTTTGTTAAATGCAGTTGCAGGAAGTAGCACAGCTAGCAGTTTATCtgcaaagaaaaaggaagaaattaaacctagatatacaaatacaaatatgaacaatCTATTTTCAAAACCATTCATACAGATCCAAAATACCCAGAAAGAAATATTCCTACCACCACAGATAAACACCTACAAAGAAAGCCTAAACCAAGCCAAAAAGACATACAACCATATAACCCGTACATATATAGACAacatatataaaatacaaaacttcctaaacaaaaatccaagatcCCAAACTACCCAAAATCCAAATGAAGATTATATTACTCATTATCTAACAGGATATAATAAACTAATAGCATTACCAAATACAAATGCAAAACTAGTAGCCACTTGCTACAATTACGGATTACTAGATACAGTATATACACAGACAGGACAAGAAATAGCTACCATACCAGAAGTATACAGAGCATTTATGCAGTACAAAAGAATAACCAAAGGAACACTATTCTATATACGATTCTATTCAGCTACAGCAGAGATACTATATGAAGAAATAaaacccatcatacaagttatcaAGATCGGACTTACAAGAGAAATGCTAGTACcagaaaaaatagaagaacaagaagagatagaaaaaataaatattccagaCTTTTATGCAAATAAAAGGATTATCGGAATATCCACTATACTAAATGAACTAGCAAACAACTACCTAAACCAGAATGCTATTTGGAGTTATTATTCAAGAGAACAGACAATGATATATTCAAACTGCAGAGAAATACGAGAACCAGATATGGAAGAATTAAGACAATGGGTCTTGAGTCTTTTGAAGCCAGAACAATCTACAACcacaagagctataaggacaAATTTTATTTCTCCAGAATTATTAACAAGATATTGCAAGTTAATCAGTCACAAATATCCAGATCACATATGctcaaaatgcaaaggagaagataaTATTGTTCCAGACGTATAACTGGAATAAACAAGAAGAAGattactgaagaagaagacgacaagCTAGACAAAGAAATATGGCAGACAAAATAATATGAAAGAGATATTagattcctttcttttctttatgttattttgttttttgtaaaagtcgtaaagtaaatagtaagagtcagtttcatgaacagtaaaggtcgttcatgaatagtaagagtcaagagtcagtttcatgaacagtaaaggtcgttcatgaatagtaagagtcaagagtcagattcatgaacagtaaaggtcgttcatgaatagtaaaagTCATTTTGTAATATTATAAATAAGCCTTTCGTTTATAAAATAAAACAGGCTACATCTTCAGGCCAAGGgcttctctctcctctctcttctcttctcatAAGAAATACTTACAGATAAAATACTTAAAGATAAAATACAGGAAAGCTATGGAAGATAAGCAAGCTATGAATCagcaagaaaatatgaaagatcaaCAAGAAGACACCAAGAATCTACAAAAACAGGTATGTAACACTATAAACATGACTAGCTAAACTAGTATATTCCTGATAATCTCATACATGTAGATTATAATTATCCATCATATAATAGTACTGTTCTAAAaatcatcttgagaaagtttgccatgaaaatatgctaagagtaggtaagcccagactatgcatcCTAAAGTTGAAACCGGTAGGCAGaaggccgtttaggggagtaaacATGAGTTGAAGCGCTGTTAGGGTAACTGATTGAAGCAGAAAATCATGGTAGTGACCGAAAAagatgattaaaataacttattataatatgatgaataaggataatagacatagagattaaaaggaatatgttTTAGCAAATCATATGATAAGATGAACACTTATCTAATAGACGACGATATTACCTATAAAACACTTATACTTTATATACTAAAAGACATTAATAATGATGTAAGAAGAATAATCTATGAAAAAATATTAGCCTttgaaataacagaaataatagACCAAAATTGGACAGAACTAATCATACCAGAAACAGATTTATATGAACTAGACCTATATTTTGATAGCATATAATGAATCATACATATCTACAATACTGGCAACAAACtacagaaaatataaatttaataaaaaatctAATAGAAAATAATATAGAAGACTATCAAAGAACCCAAGATATAGAATATATAGAATATGTATTAGAATGCATATCAGAAATAATTAGACTAATTCCACTACAAAGAGAATTTTATGAAAAAGCTTTTAGATCAGACTAACTAACAAATGAAATCAATTAACAACGAAAGGGACccaaaattggtatcagagctatagattaaaaaatgaacaaagaagaatttgcaatagatgaaaaaaccTATGAAAACCAA
This DNA window, taken from Nicotiana tabacum cultivar K326 chromosome 4, ASM71507v2, whole genome shotgun sequence, encodes the following:
- the LOC142179885 gene encoding uncharacterized protein LOC142179885, producing MLLQITYQDKATQTEPDNTMENILLAMTTLCKKVESIEEEIQILKKTASGQQHDLKNAEIRRSEVSKIPELEGDVEKHLKTHNSLLNAVAGSSTASSLSAKKKEEIKPRYTNTNMNNLFSKPFIQIQNTQKEIFLPPQINTYKESLNQAKKTYNHITRTYIDNIYKIQNFLNKNPRSQTTQNPNEDYITHYLTGYNKLIALPNTNAKLVATCYNYGLLDTVYTQTGQEIATIPEVYRAFMQYKRITKGTLFYIRFYSATAEILYEEIKPIIQVIKIGLTREMLVPEKIEEQEEIEKINIPDFYANKRIIGISTILNELANNYLNQNAIWSYYSREQTMIYSNCREIREPDMEELRQWVLSLLKPEQSTTTRAIRTNFISPELLTRYCKLISHKYPDHICSKCKGEDNIVPDV